One Leptospiraceae bacterium genomic window, AAAAAAGAGAAGGATAAAAAGTTTCATATTTTATGGAGTAAGACGATAAATAAAAATGCAAGTGAAAAATTTAGAGTCTAAGAAAGTAAGAAATATTTTTGTTCCCCTTATAAACAGTATTTGATAAAAATACCGCTTAATAGAAAAGATGTATATATATGAAAGACTTGCAAAATAAAATCGTACTCATAACCGGTGGAGGGGAAGGTCTGGGCAAGTTAATGGCCTTACACTTTGCAAGAGAAGGCAGCCGGGTTGTTATCTGGGATATTAACCGGGAAGCGGCTGAACAGGTTGTCGATCAAATTAAACTCAGCGGGGGACATGGTTTTGCCCTCGAATGCAATGTAACCAACAGAGAAGAAGTTTACAAACTCGCCGGTATGGTAAAGAAAGAAATCGGAAAAGTAGATGTTCTCGTCAACAATGCCGGAATTGTTAATCATAAAACATTTTTAGAAAGTTCAGATGAAGAAATCTTGAATACCATGAATGTAAATGCGATTTCTCACTTCTGGACTACAAGGGCTTTTTTACCAGAAATGATCGAAGAAAATAGCGGTCATATTGTTACAATTGCTTCTTCAGCAGGCTGGATCGGTGTGGCGGGTCTGGCAGACTACTGTGCGAGTAAATTTGCCATAGTGGGTTTTGATGAAGCTTTGAGGATGGAGTTTCTAAAGAAAGGGCTGAGTGGCATGAAAACTACCTGCGTTACTCCTTTCTTTATTGATACCGGGATGTTTGAAGGATTGAGAACAAAGTTTGACTTTTTACTTCCAGTCTTAAAAGAAGAAGATGTGGCTAAGGAAATTGTAAAAGCAGTGAAAAATGATCAGGCTTATTTAAAAATGCCCTGGATGATTAATGCAATCCCCATGTTTCGTTTGATACCTACTGCTCTTATGGATTGGGCTGCTGATTTTCTGGGTGTGAATGAAAATATAGAAGAATTTAAGGGACGTAATCAATAAGAAATGGAGACTAAATGAGTAAACTAAAAATATTGGTAATTTCTTCACTTTTGTTTTATATCTCTTTAGGGGCAGACCCTTTAAGTGATGAGGAGATAAAATCTTTTAATATCAAGGATCTCTATAATACTTCCTTTGATAAACGGATGAATACCTTTCGTATCATCAAAGAACTTGGTTACAGAGAGAAATATAAACAGGAATTAGAAAAAGCGGTTCTATATATGCTGAAGCATAAGGATATCTTTTATAAACGAACCGGTATACAGGGAGAAAATATGTTTCATCTCGGAAATTCTGAAGTACATGAGCTGATTCTAAAAAATGCAGAAGATACTCAGTATGAAAGTGGAAACCAATTTTTGTATTTCCGAGCTTCCATCATGGAATATTTATCCTACGAGTTAGAGAAAGCAAGAAAGAAGTTACTTTTATGTAAGTAAAATTTTAAACCCGATGATAATTAGAACTATACCGCCGAGAGCTTCACTTCTTTTTCCGGCGGTTTTTCCCAACCTATCTCCCAGCAAAAAACCAAAGAACGTAAATAAGGAACAAACGATTCCTAAAGTAAGTAAAGTCTTTATTAAGTTCAATGACAATACAGCAAAGCTTACTCCGGCAGCCAGAGAATCAATGCTGGTTGCAACTGACAGAAATAAGATAGAACTTATAGAGATAATATTCAAAGTTTCTGATTCTTCATTTGAAAAAGACTCTCTGAGCATCTTGATTCCTATAAAGCCCAACAGGAAAAATGCTATCCAGTGATCGAAGGCTTTTATGTAATCCAAAAAAACAGAAGCAAAAAGATAGGCCGATAAAGGCATAAATATATGAAACAATCCAAATATTATAGAAATCATAAGTGCTTTTCTTAACTTATTATCTTTATTTGTTAAGCCCAGTGAGAGAGAAACAGCAAAAACATCCATAGAAAGACCCACGGCTATAGAGAATAATTCCAGATTTGTCATATTCTTCCTGAAAGAACTTCTGAGCGGTATGCAAAAGAGCACTTGCGTAACTCTTGATGTTTCTCAGAAAAACCTATTTGTTTTAAGTATGTAAACTCGTTTTCAATATTTGTATCAAAGATACCCGGATCATCTGTACCGATACTAACCGAGAGACTGTTTTCTAAAAAACGCTTTAGCGGAAGTTTTTCCACATTATCAATCATTCCGATGAAAAGATTAGACGTAGGACAGGACTCAATCACTGTTTTTCTATCTTTTAAAACCCGCATACCATATTCCTGAATACTGTGCAATTCGCTCACCCTTTCTTCATTAAAATATAGACTGAGTTTTTCTTCCGGTTTATGCTTTTGTAATTCTTGTATTTCTTTTTCTAAATTTTCCTCAGTCGGAATATAACCAAATTTAGCTATATCTTCATGTCTGGATAAAAGAAATTCCAGTTGAGCCAGTCGCTCTTTGACTGACTCTTGAAAAGTGATATTGTGAAAGGATTGGGCTTCCAGGCCGAGTGCCAGACAATGCCCTAAACGATGTGCACCGTATTCTGCTGCTTCTATGACCCAGCGCACTGCTGAAGAAGGAGTTTTATCGGTAAAACTCTCTGCAACATGATAAAGAATTGCAAGAGCTGAAGCCGGATTCTTCTTGTTATCATCAAGGACTATTCGGAAGAAATCTTTTTTATCGGAAGGAGGATAGCCTTCTTCCACGTGGCAGAAGTCTATTGCTACAAGGTATTTCTGAATTAGGGGGTTCTCTTTTTGTAAGTATTTTAGCAAATTATAATCTTCTTCATAACCACTTTCTCTTTGTAAAGACATGGCGAGGCGAGCCCGGATTTTCCCGTTAGATTTATCTTCTCCCTCCTGAAAACCTTTGCAAAGAACCAGGATTCTTTGTTTTTTTTCCTCCATCGGAAGTCCGGGTGGAAAAAGTACCCGGTACTCTGCATAAGAGATATTTTGTTTCGAATGATTATATGAAACTAAAGAAGCTACCTCCTGAATATCCTCGTATTTTAAGGAAATAAGGGCTAAGATCAGGTTAAATTTCGCTTGAAAATGAGAAAAAGGAGCTTTTTGTTTAAAGTAATATAACTCTTTAAATTTATCTTCTTTTTTGTAATCTTCAAAAAATGTTTCTATTGAAATTCTTTCTTGAAAAATCTTTTCATATACATTTACAAAAAGATGCCATCTGGGAATCGGATTATTTTTTCCTATTTGATAAAGAGTCTTTGCATCGAGACAACCATAGAGATGGCAATGAAGATCTGCATACATCTTTTATTCCCAGAGAATCCTTTGGCGAAAAATTCGGATGAACTTATAAAGTCCAATAGTGTAGTTTTTTTCCATAGTTTCGTCTTCGCCTTTTTTTACTTCACAACTGAAAGAAATCTTAATTTTAGAATCCCTCACATTCTTCAAAGCTTCTTCTTCTTTTCCGTATCGACTCATATAATAGTAATAATATAATATACTTTTAAATACATCGTTGTTGTTAGTGTATGAAGGAGACACTTTCAAGGTTTTGGACTCGTATGTTTTCATCTCTTTCTGAGAAGAATAAAGATAGGGTTTTATAACATTGTAATATTGTGTTTCGTAGCTAACATTTTTAAGCTTCTCAAAACGTAGACTATGAATTTCAGGATAGGGGCCCGGATGTCCTATATAAGTTCCTTCCGTGAGCGGGCAATTACCCAGCCTTTTATGGCGGACGTAATAATCATTAAATTTTTCAGATAAATATACCAACTCAAAATCCTTATCATTATTCACATCTTTGACTTCCGGGTTTACATAGCCACTTATCCCATCCCTATTAGCTTTTGTTAAGCCATATTCTCCTTCGAAGTAAACCCGAACGGCATAGCTCCCTCCGCTTTCTCCACCGCTATGAGAAATGCTATAGTAAACAGCTTTTCCATCCATGATAGAAGAAGCATCTTGAAGGGGAGTGAAATAGAGTGAGTCTTCTAAGACTACTTTACCGCTGTCTTTTTCTCGGAATATTAATTTATGCTCTTTATCATCCTTTTTTAAGGTGGTCTCTGTATTCACAATATAAGCTGACCATTCTTTTTTTGGTCCGGAGTTGACTTCAGAGTTTTCGCCTGTTTTTTCTTCAGCGAAAATTACGGAAATAAATAGAAAAAATAAACTGATGAAAAATTTCTGCTTCATAAGTTTATGGCTTACAGAAGGCAGAAAACTTTCAAGTACAATTCTTTTTTTCCGGCTCAGGAATATTCTATAAGTAGAGTTTCCCAGGTTTCTAACTTTTCTTTTAGTTCTGTTTCCAGTACATTGAGACGCTGATTTTTTTCCTGGATAATTTGAAAATCACTGGCATTCTTTGTCATGAATTCTTCTAAGTCTGACTTTTCTTTTTCTAAGGATTCTATCTCTTTTTCAAGAGAATCAATTTGTTTTTGAACTTTGAACGGAATTTTTTTTGTATTATCTTTTTTGGGTTCAGGTTTCGTATTTTCCTGCTGCTTTTCTTTTTTTCCTTTTTGTTCCTGCTCTTTTTTATTTTCTAAGTATTCAAAATAATTTCCGGGAAAAGAGGACACGATTCCCTCTCCCTCAAATATAAGTAGAGAATCTACGAGTCGGTTCATGAAATAGCGATCATGAGAAACCAGAAGTAAACAACCCTTAAATTCTAAAAGATAATTTTCTAAAATAGAAAGAGTTTTTATATCCAGATCATTTGTAGGTTCATCCAGAATGAGAAAATTCGGATTCTTCATAAGCAGATAAACCAGATATAACCTTCTTTTTTCACCGCCGGATAGATCCTCTATCTGGGTATATTGCAGGCGAGAGTCAAAAAGAAAGCGCTCAAGCATTTTGGAGGCAGTGATCTTGTCTCCGTTATCCAGATAAATATATTCACCCGAATTTTTCTTAATAAAATCAATGACTCTGAGTTGAGGTTCCAAATTTTTAGATGTTTGATCAAAATAAGCAATATGAGTATTTATACCTCGATCTATATGGCCGCTTATAGGTTCTAATCTCTCGGTAATTGCATTTAAAAGGCTGGATTT contains:
- a CDS encoding adenosine deaminase, which gives rise to MYADLHCHLYGCLDAKTLYQIGKNNPIPRWHLFVNVYEKIFQERISIETFFEDYKKEDKFKELYYFKQKAPFSHFQAKFNLILALISLKYEDIQEVASLVSYNHSKQNISYAEYRVLFPPGLPMEEKKQRILVLCKGFQEGEDKSNGKIRARLAMSLQRESGYEEDYNLLKYLQKENPLIQKYLVAIDFCHVEEGYPPSDKKDFFRIVLDDNKKNPASALAILYHVAESFTDKTPSSAVRWVIEAAEYGAHRLGHCLALGLEAQSFHNITFQESVKERLAQLEFLLSRHEDIAKFGYIPTEENLEKEIQELQKHKPEEKLSLYFNEERVSELHSIQEYGMRVLKDRKTVIESCPTSNLFIGMIDNVEKLPLKRFLENSLSVSIGTDDPGIFDTNIENEFTYLKQIGFSEKHQELRKCSFAYRSEVLSGRI
- a CDS encoding SDR family oxidoreductase, whose product is MKDLQNKIVLITGGGEGLGKLMALHFAREGSRVVIWDINREAAEQVVDQIKLSGGHGFALECNVTNREEVYKLAGMVKKEIGKVDVLVNNAGIVNHKTFLESSDEEILNTMNVNAISHFWTTRAFLPEMIEENSGHIVTIASSAGWIGVAGLADYCASKFAIVGFDEALRMEFLKKGLSGMKTTCVTPFFIDTGMFEGLRTKFDFLLPVLKEEDVAKEIVKAVKNDQAYLKMPWMINAIPMFRLIPTALMDWAADFLGVNENIEEFKGRNQ
- a CDS encoding manganese efflux pump; this encodes MTNLELFSIAVGLSMDVFAVSLSLGLTNKDNKLRKALMISIIFGLFHIFMPLSAYLFASVFLDYIKAFDHWIAFFLLGFIGIKMLRESFSNEESETLNIISISSILFLSVATSIDSLAAGVSFAVLSLNLIKTLLTLGIVCSLFTFFGFLLGDRLGKTAGKRSEALGGIVLIIIGFKILLT